The Chloroflexota bacterium genome contains a region encoding:
- the msrA gene encoding peptide-methionine (S)-S-oxide reductase MsrA — protein MAGWGGTSLRISPDQFPDPDLDIEATGGEQSVILGGGCFWCVEAVFEQVEGVLGLTSGYAGGSAKTADYKTVCTGRTGHAEVVQIRFDPSILSYGQVLKLFLSVAHDPTTLNRQGADVGTQYRSVIFYQDAEQKRVAEAYIDQLDAAGVFDKKIVTSLEPLETFYVGEDYHQGYASANPYQPYIMAVAAPKVEKLQTYFADRLKGAKSGAGPR, from the coding sequence ATGGCTGGATGGGGTGGCACCTCGCTCCGCATCTCTCCCGACCAGTTTCCGGATCCCGACCTCGACATCGAAGCCACCGGCGGCGAGCAGTCAGTGATCCTGGGCGGCGGCTGCTTCTGGTGCGTCGAGGCCGTCTTCGAGCAGGTCGAGGGCGTGCTGGGCCTGACCTCCGGGTACGCGGGCGGCAGCGCCAAGACGGCGGACTACAAGACCGTCTGCACCGGACGGACCGGGCATGCTGAGGTGGTGCAGATCCGCTTCGACCCGAGCATCCTCAGCTACGGACAGGTGCTGAAGCTGTTCCTGTCCGTGGCCCACGATCCGACCACGCTCAATCGGCAGGGCGCGGACGTCGGCACGCAGTACCGCTCGGTCATCTTCTACCAGGACGCCGAGCAGAAGCGCGTCGCCGAGGCGTACATCGACCAGTTGGACGCGGCTGGCGTCTTCGACAAGAAGATCGTCACCAGCCTTGAGCCGCTGGAGACGTTCTACGTGGGCGAGGACTACCACCAGGGGTATGCGTCCGCCAATCCGTACCAGCCGTACATCATGGCCGTCGCTGCGCCGAAGGTGGAGAAGCTCCAGACCTACTTCGCGGACCGGCTCAAGGGCGCGAAGAGCGGGGCCGGCCCGCGCTGA